In Microbacterium sp. No. 7, the genomic window CGGGTCACCCGAACGCTCTAGACCGGGGACACAGGGGTACAAGGGGAGTCTGCCCGGTGTGGGCAGACGTCAACCGATACAGGTTACGTCGAGTAGACCCCTATTGCCAAACCGCGTGTGCCTGACCGATCATTATCCACAGCCGCTACATCGTCGACCGCGACGACACGCGGGTCATCACGAGGGTGCGGCTTGCTCTTGCCACCCGACCTGATTAGCGTGTCTGCGATGGTTATCCACAGGCTTCGCGGTACGGGTCGGATGGGGTGGGTGCCCGCACGACCGAGCCGGGGGGGCCGATGACACCACAGGATATTCCAGACGTGCCCGTCTGGCGCGCCGCGCTCGAGGTGCTCCAGACCGACGATCGCGTCACGCCGCAGCTGCACGGCTTCCTGAATCTCGCGATCGCGCAGGGGGTGATGGCGGGCACGCTCTATCTCGACGTCCCGAACGAGTTCACGGCGGGGCAGTTCACGAAGAGACTGCGGATGCCGATCATGGAGGCGCTGTCGCAGGTCACCGCCGAGCCGGCTGCCACGTCGTTCAAGGTCGTCGTCAACCCCGAGCTGGGAGACGACGCCTTCGGCGTCGCCTCCGCTCCGCCGGCCTCACCGCCGCCGCGTCCGACCGAGACGTACGTCGAGCCGATCGCGCACGCCGGCCGCGGCGACACCCGCCTGAACCCGCGCTACAGCTTCGACAACTTCGTCATCGGCCAGTCGAACCGCTTCGCGCACGCCGCGGCGGTCGCCGTCGCCGAGGCTCCCGCCAAGGCGTACAACCCGCTGTTCATCTACGGCGACTCCGGTCTCGGCAAGACGCACCTGCTGCATGCGATCGGCGACTACGCGATGACCATGTACGCCGGCATCACCGTGCGGTACGTGTCGAGCGAGGAGTTCACGAACGACTTCATCAACTCCATCGCGAACAACCGCGGCGCCGCATTCCAGGCGCGCTACCGCGACGTGGACATCCTGCTGATCGACGACATCCAGTTCCTGCAGGGACGCGCCGAGACGCAGGAGGCGTTCTTCCACACGTTCAACCAGCTGCACGATCACGACAAGCAGGTCGTGATCACGAGCGACGTGCCGCCGCGTCACCTCACGGGCTTCGAGGACCGCATGCGCAGCCGCTTCGAGTGGGGTCTCATCACCGACGTGCAGGCGCCCGACCTCGAGACGCGCATCGCGATCCTCCGCAAGAAGGCGCAGTCCGAGCGGCTGCAGGTGCCCGACGACGTGCTCGAGTACATCGCGACGAAGGTGTCGAGCAACATCCGCGAGCTCGAGGGCGCCCTCATCCGCGTCTCGGCGTTCTCGAGCCTCAACCGTTCGACGCTCGACATCTCGCTCGCCCAGACGGTGCTGCGCGACATCGTGGACCAAGACGAGACGAACATCATCTCGCCGACCGACATCATCACCGCGACGGCGCAGTACTTCCGGCTCACGGTCGACGACCTCTACGGCTCCAGCCGTTCGCAGGCGGTCGCCACGGCACGGCAGATCGCGATGTACCTGTGCCGCGAGCGCACGAACCTCTCGCTGCCCAAGATCGGCCAGCTCTTCGGCAACCGCGACCACACGACGGTCATGTACGCCTACAAGAAGATCAGCGAGCTCATGAAGGAGCGGCGCTCGATCTACAACCAGGTCACCGAGATCACGACGCAGCTGGGACGCAACGGCCGCTGACGATTGTCGCTTTCCACAGCCTCGCCACCGACGTGGCGGGGCTGCTCTCGTACGTTCTGCACAGTGTGGACAACCTGTGGATAAATCCTCAGCGGGCGCGGGTTTCTGTGAACGGATGCCGGTGGCGCTGTGGATGATCGCCGCGGCGATCCGTCCGCGAGAATCCGCGGCTCTCGAGACATCCCCAGCCGGCCCACAACTTACACGCGTGTGGTTTCGGTGTCCCGACTGGCATCCACGGAGTTATCCACAGTTTCCACAGGAGAGATGAAGATGACAGATATCTCTCTTCTCTCTGACATCCGATCACCCTGTGGGTGAACATCTGTGGATGCCGGTGCCCCTGCAGCCTTCGCTGACAAGGGCACTAGCATGGGAAGCCAACCCCGACGTCAAGGGAGCGCCAGTGAAGTTCCACGTGAATCGCGATGTGTTCAGCGAGGCCGTGTCATTCGTCGTCAAGCTCCTGCCGCAGCGCAACCCGCAGCCGATCCTGGCCGGTGTGCTGATCGAGGCATCCGATGAGGGGCTGTCGCTCGCCGCGTTCGACTACGAGGCCTCGGCCCGCACGCTCATCGAGGCGACGGTCGACGAGCCCGGCACGATCCTCGTGCACGGCCGGCTGCTCTCCGACATCGCGAGCCGGCTGCCGAACGCACCGATCCAGATCCAGCAGGACGACGACGGCATCGTGCTCACGTGCGGTTCCGCACGGTTCACCCTGGCATCCATGCCGGTGCAGGAGTACCCCGCGATCCCCGAGGTCTCGGGCGACGCGGGCCTCGTTCCCGGCGACGACTTCTCGACCGCGATCTCGCAAGTGGCCTTCGCCGCGTCGCGCGACGACGTCACCCCCGTGCTCACGGGCGTGCAGCTCGAGGTCAAGGGCACCGAGCTGAGCCTCGTCGCGACCGACCGCTACCGCGTGGCGCTGCGCGACGTGCAGTGGGACGGCGGAGGCGTGGCCGGCGATGAGACCGCGACCGCGCTCGTGCCGGCGCGCACGCTCACCGAGGTCGGCAAGACGTTCGCGCACTCGGGCGACATCCAGGTGACGTTCTCGGGATCGGGCGATCGCGAGATCATCGCGTTCACGGCGGGCAACCGCACGGTGACGTCGCTGCTCATCAAGGGCAACTTCCCGCCTGTGCGCCGGCTGTTCCCCGAGCAGACCGACCACTACGCGGTCGTGAACACGGCCGAGCTGGCCGAGGCGGTGCGTCGTGTGTCGCTCGTGCTCGACCGGTCGGCGCCGCTGCGCTTCACGTTCACGGGCGAGGGCGTGTCGATGGATGCCTCGGGCACCGAGCACGCCCGCGCGACGGAGTCGGTGGACGCGACCCTCACGGGCGAGGAGGTCACGCTCGGCCTCAACCCGCAGTACCTGCTCGAGGCGCTCACGGCCGTGAAGAGCGAGTTCACGCGCATCACGTTCACCTCGAGCGAGAACTCCAACAAGCTGAGCCCCGTGCTCATCACCCCGCAGACCTCCGGCACCCCCGAGAGCTTCCGCTACCTGCTGCAGCCCAACCTGCTCCTCCGCTGACCGCACCGCCACCGCCACCCGCACACACCCCTGCTGGTTGAGTAGCCGCCGGAGGCGGCGTATCGAAACCCAGGTAACGGACCGTGGCAAGGGTCTCGATACACCGCCGGCTCCGCCGACGGCACTCGACCAGCGGGGTGTGATGCGGTCGGTCTGCGGGGTGGGAAGCAGTCGGTCTGCGGGGTGCTCACCCACATCACCCCCACCCCCGCTGGTTGAGTAGCCGCCGCAGGCGGCGTATCGAAACCCATGTAGCGGTCCGTGGGAAGGGTCTCGATACGCTCGCGGCTTCGCCGCGAGCACTCGACCAGCGGAGGGGGAGGCGGGCCTTCGGCCGGCGGGGTGTGGACAAGCACCCACGAACCCCGCTGGTTGAGTAGCCGCCGGAGGCGGCGTATCGAAACCCGTCCCACGGACCGGCGGGCGGGGTGTCGGGGGCAGAGCATAGGCTGATGCGGTGATCGTGGAGCAGCTGAGTCTCGCCGACTTCCGCAACTATGCGGCCGTCGACGTGGCGCTGGTGGCGGGGGCGAACGTGTTCGTCGGCCGCAACGGTCAGGGCAAGACGAACCTCGCCGAGGCGATCGCGTTCCTCGCGACGCTCGGATCGCATCGCTCCGCGACCGACGCGCCCCTCGTGCGCGACACGACGGATGCCGCGTTCGTGCGTGCGCGTCTCGCGCACGGCGAGCGTCGCGTGCTGCTCGAGGTGCAGATCAATCGCGCCGGCTCGAACAAGGCCCGCGTCAACGGATCGCCGGTGCGCACGGCGGAGCTGCCGCGCTATGCGCAGGTCGTGCTCTTCGCACCGGAGGATCTGCAGATCGTGCGCGGAGACCCGTCGTCGCGTCGCCGGTTCGCCGATCAGCTGCTGGTGCAGCGCGCGCCGCGCATGGCGGGCGTGCTCGCCGACTACGACCGCGTCGTGAAGCAGCGCAATGCGCTGCTCAAGTCGGCGCGGGCGCGCGGCGTCCGCGGTGAGGGACTGTCGACGCTCGAGGTGTGGGACGACAAGCTCGTGCAGCTCGGCACGGATGTCGTCCGCGCGCGG contains:
- the dnaA gene encoding chromosomal replication initiator protein DnaA, with translation MAGTLYLDVPNEFTAGQFTKRLRMPIMEALSQVTAEPAATSFKVVVNPELGDDAFGVASAPPASPPPRPTETYVEPIAHAGRGDTRLNPRYSFDNFVIGQSNRFAHAAAVAVAEAPAKAYNPLFIYGDSGLGKTHLLHAIGDYAMTMYAGITVRYVSSEEFTNDFINSIANNRGAAFQARYRDVDILLIDDIQFLQGRAETQEAFFHTFNQLHDHDKQVVITSDVPPRHLTGFEDRMRSRFEWGLITDVQAPDLETRIAILRKKAQSERLQVPDDVLEYIATKVSSNIRELEGALIRVSAFSSLNRSTLDISLAQTVLRDIVDQDETNIISPTDIITATAQYFRLTVDDLYGSSRSQAVATARQIAMYLCRERTNLSLPKIGQLFGNRDHTTVMYAYKKISELMKERRSIYNQVTEITTQLGRNGR
- the dnaN gene encoding DNA polymerase III subunit beta, whose translation is MKFHVNRDVFSEAVSFVVKLLPQRNPQPILAGVLIEASDEGLSLAAFDYEASARTLIEATVDEPGTILVHGRLLSDIASRLPNAPIQIQQDDDGIVLTCGSARFTLASMPVQEYPAIPEVSGDAGLVPGDDFSTAISQVAFAASRDDVTPVLTGVQLEVKGTELSLVATDRYRVALRDVQWDGGGVAGDETATALVPARTLTEVGKTFAHSGDIQVTFSGSGDREIIAFTAGNRTVTSLLIKGNFPPVRRLFPEQTDHYAVVNTAELAEAVRRVSLVLDRSAPLRFTFTGEGVSMDASGTEHARATESVDATLTGEEVTLGLNPQYLLEALTAVKSEFTRITFTSSENSNKLSPVLITPQTSGTPESFRYLLQPNLLLR